In Devosia sp. XK-2, one DNA window encodes the following:
- the mgtE gene encoding magnesium transporter: MSDDFDKAPGLETGDDTNVFRDAEGRISPLWLERLRAFLAAQRVDDVALAMAPLHNSDVGDVLEQLDADERLALVQALGEKFDFSALTEVDESIRIEIMEALPNAEIARGVAELDNDDAVYLLEDLEEEDRDEILQALPTFERLALKRSLDFPEDSAGRRMQTDFIAIPPFWTVGQVIDYLRTEKDLPDEFYQLYVVDASYKVLGTLPLDKFLRTPRATKIDSIMNTNLVLVNAEEDQEEAARSFERYDLVEVGVVDESERLVGVLTIDDIVDVIQEEAEEDIRLMAGVGDEDVSDTTLDTVRSRVPWLVVNLFTAVMVSFVIGLFNATIEQMVALAVLMPIVASMGGNAGAQTMTVTVRALAMRELDGGRLRRLIRREMVVGVVNGVIFAVLIGIVTALRYGNVQLGIVIGLAMVINMIVAGTFGILIPLTLDKLKADPAIASAVFVTTVTDIIGFFAFLGIAGLWFGLF, from the coding sequence ATGAGCGACGATTTTGATAAGGCGCCCGGCCTCGAGACCGGGGATGACACCAATGTGTTCCGCGACGCGGAAGGCCGGATCAGTCCGCTCTGGCTGGAGCGTCTGCGCGCCTTTCTCGCGGCGCAGCGGGTGGACGATGTCGCCCTGGCCATGGCGCCACTGCACAATTCGGATGTCGGTGACGTGCTCGAACAGCTCGACGCCGATGAGCGCCTGGCGCTGGTGCAGGCGCTGGGCGAGAAGTTCGACTTTTCGGCGCTGACGGAAGTCGACGAGAGCATCCGCATCGAAATCATGGAAGCCCTGCCCAATGCCGAGATTGCGCGCGGCGTGGCAGAGCTGGACAATGACGATGCCGTCTATCTGCTTGAAGACCTGGAAGAAGAAGACCGGGACGAGATTCTTCAGGCGCTTCCGACCTTTGAACGCCTGGCGCTCAAGCGCAGTCTCGATTTTCCCGAGGATTCGGCCGGGCGCCGGATGCAGACCGATTTTATCGCCATTCCGCCTTTCTGGACGGTGGGACAGGTGATCGACTATCTGCGGACCGAAAAGGATCTGCCGGACGAGTTCTATCAGCTTTACGTGGTCGATGCGTCCTACAAGGTGCTCGGCACCCTGCCGCTCGACAAGTTCCTGCGCACCCCACGCGCCACTAAAATCGACAGCATCATGAACACCAATCTGGTGCTGGTGAATGCCGAAGAGGATCAGGAAGAGGCCGCGCGCAGCTTCGAGCGCTATGACCTGGTGGAAGTGGGCGTGGTGGACGAAAGCGAGCGGCTGGTTGGCGTGCTGACCATCGACGATATCGTGGACGTGATTCAGGAAGAGGCGGAAGAGGATATCCGCCTGATGGCCGGTGTGGGTGACGAGGACGTCTCCGATACCACGTTGGACACCGTGCGCAGCCGCGTGCCCTGGCTGGTGGTCAACCTGTTCACCGCGGTGATGGTCAGCTTCGTCATCGGCCTGTTCAATGCCACGATCGAGCAGATGGTGGCGCTGGCGGTGCTAATGCCCATTGTGGCCTCCATGGGCGGCAATGCCGGCGCGCAGACCATGACGGTGACCGTGCGCGCCCTGGCCATGCGCGAGCTCGATGGCGGCCGCTTGCGGCGCCTCATCCGCCGCGAAATGGTGGTGGGCGTCGTCAATGGCGTCATTTTCGCTGTACTCATCGGCATCGTTACGGCGCTGCGTTACGGCAATGTGCAGCTCGGGATCGTCATTGGCCTGGCCATGGTCATCAACATGATTGTCGCCGGAACGTTCGGAATTCTCATCCCGCTGACCCTGGACAAGCTCAAGGCCGACCCGGCCATTGCCTCTGCGGTCTTTGTCACGACGGTCACCGATATCATTGGTTTCTTTGCGTTTTTGGGAATTGCGGGGCTTTGGTTCGGCTTGTTCTGA
- a CDS encoding glutathione S-transferase family protein has product MKLLIGNRNYSTWSLRPWLVLRHFDIAFEDEVLQLSGAGWRETLAARSPTGKVPVLVDGALVVPETIAIIEYLADSFPDKAIWPQDRADRALARAAAAEMHAGFNALRNHAPMNLRGSYPGRVDLDAIRRDLHRIEVLWGDLLARSGGPYLFGTFSAADAMYAPLATRLRTYDLPVSDVAGRYVEAIYALPAFQEWRGLALQEPWIVDDDEIDVIQGRVAPGTLA; this is encoded by the coding sequence ATGAAGCTCCTGATCGGGAATCGCAATTATTCCACCTGGTCGCTGCGGCCCTGGCTGGTGCTGCGCCATTTCGACATCGCGTTCGAGGACGAGGTTCTGCAGCTTTCCGGGGCCGGCTGGCGCGAGACCCTAGCAGCCCGGTCCCCGACCGGGAAAGTGCCGGTGCTGGTCGACGGCGCGCTGGTTGTGCCCGAGACAATCGCCATTATCGAATATCTGGCGGACAGCTTTCCGGACAAGGCAATCTGGCCGCAGGATCGGGCCGACCGGGCGCTGGCGCGTGCAGCCGCGGCCGAAATGCATGCCGGGTTCAACGCCTTGCGCAATCATGCGCCGATGAACTTGCGTGGTTCCTATCCGGGGCGGGTCGATCTGGATGCCATTCGCCGCGATCTACACCGGATAGAGGTGCTATGGGGCGATTTGCTGGCGCGGTCTGGCGGTCCCTATCTTTTCGGCACATTTTCGGCTGCCGACGCCATGTATGCGCCGCTGGCAACGCGGCTCAGGACCTATGACTTGCCGGTCTCGGATGTCGCCGGCCGCTATGTGGAGGCCATCTACGCCTTGCCGGCTTTCCAGGAATGGCGCGGCCTGGCTCTGCAGGAACCGTGGATTGTCGATGACGACGAGATCGACGTGATCCAGGGGCGTGTCGCGCCGGGGACGCTGGCATGA
- a CDS encoding sn-glycerol-3-phosphate import ATP-binding protein UgpC — MASIDLKGVRKVYQGNVTAIHGLDLSIEDGELVVLVGPSGCGKSTLLRMIAGLETITDGTIAIGEDVVNSKEPAERDIAMVFQNYALYPHMSVRQNLEYGLKNRGTPRAEIDRRVNEAAKILEIEPFLERKPRQLSGGQRQRVAMGRAIVRQPKAFLFDEPLSNLDAKLRGQMRIEIRRLQRSLKTTSVYVTHDQLEAMTLADRLVVMNGGRIEQVGKPIELYDKPASLFVAGFIGSPPMNLLPVEAIRAVAGQTMPHLPEGTDIVGIRPDQVVVGAGEGIALSGTVELIEPVGGESHLYVRVEGIEQALILVQQGRASLGESDRIDFVLPLAALHGFNKQSGLRVE, encoded by the coding sequence ATGGCTAGCATCGATCTCAAGGGCGTTCGCAAGGTCTATCAGGGCAATGTCACGGCGATCCACGGGCTGGACCTGAGCATTGAGGATGGCGAACTGGTGGTGCTGGTGGGGCCCTCAGGCTGCGGTAAATCCACCTTGCTGCGCATGATTGCCGGGCTCGAAACCATTACCGATGGCACCATCGCCATTGGCGAGGATGTGGTGAACAGCAAGGAGCCGGCCGAGCGCGACATCGCCATGGTGTTCCAGAATTATGCGCTCTACCCACATATGAGCGTGCGGCAGAACCTGGAATATGGCCTCAAGAACCGCGGTACGCCGCGAGCGGAAATCGATCGCCGCGTCAACGAGGCCGCCAAGATACTGGAGATAGAGCCGTTCCTGGAGCGCAAGCCGCGCCAGCTTTCGGGCGGCCAGCGCCAGCGCGTGGCCATGGGCCGGGCCATTGTGCGCCAGCCCAAGGCCTTCCTGTTCGACGAACCGCTCTCCAATCTCGATGCCAAGCTGCGTGGGCAGATGCGGATCGAAATCCGCCGGCTGCAGCGCTCGCTCAAGACCACCAGCGTTTATGTGACCCATGACCAGCTCGAGGCCATGACCCTGGCGGACCGGCTGGTGGTGATGAATGGCGGGCGGATTGAGCAGGTGGGCAAGCCAATCGAGCTCTACGATAAGCCTGCCTCGCTGTTCGTGGCCGGCTTTATCGGCTCGCCGCCGATGAACCTATTGCCGGTCGAGGCGATCAGGGCGGTTGCGGGACAGACCATGCCACACCTGCCCGAAGGCACCGACATTGTGGGCATTCGGCCTGACCAGGTGGTGGTTGGCGCCGGTGAGGGCATCGCCTTGAGTGGCACGGTGGAGCTGATCGAGCCGGTGGGCGGCGAAAGCCATCTCTATGTGCGGGTCGAAGGGATTGAGCAGGCACTGATCCTGGTGCAGCAGGGCCGTGCCAGCCTGGGCGAGTCCGACCGCATCGACTTCGTCCTGCCGTTGGCCGCCTTGCATGGCTTCAACAAGCAGAGCGGGTTGCGCGTGGAATAG
- the ugpE gene encoding sn-glycerol-3-phosphate ABC transporter permease UgpE, whose product MVENRPWLTFLTHFVLICGVVIVVFPVYIALIASTHGPTALSSGMMPLLPGAELWNNVVQVLTEERRGVAPFWLMAWNSLWMAIIITVGKIAISIISAYAIVYFRFPGRVLAFWLIFITLMLPVEVRIIPTFAVVANLGMLNSYLGLTIPLIASATATFLFRQFFMTVPDELMEAARVDGAGPVKFFRDILLPLSRTNIAALCVILFIYGWMQYLWPLLVTTDPKYYTLMMGVKRMAAVADADPQWNTIMAAVVMAMLPPVLIVIFMQRLFVKGLVETEK is encoded by the coding sequence ATGGTCGAAAATCGCCCCTGGCTGACCTTCCTGACGCATTTCGTTCTGATCTGCGGCGTCGTGATCGTGGTGTTCCCGGTTTATATCGCCCTTATCGCCTCGACCCACGGGCCGACCGCGCTTTCATCGGGCATGATGCCGCTGCTACCCGGCGCAGAATTGTGGAACAATGTGGTGCAGGTGCTGACCGAAGAGCGGCGTGGCGTCGCCCCGTTCTGGCTGATGGCCTGGAATTCGCTCTGGATGGCGATCATCATCACAGTGGGCAAGATCGCCATCTCGATCATCTCGGCCTATGCGATCGTCTATTTCCGGTTTCCCGGGCGGGTGCTGGCCTTCTGGCTGATCTTCATCACGTTGATGCTGCCGGTCGAGGTGCGCATTATTCCAACCTTTGCCGTGGTGGCCAATCTGGGGATGCTCAATTCCTATCTGGGCCTGACCATTCCATTGATTGCGTCGGCGACGGCGACATTCCTGTTCCGCCAGTTTTTCATGACTGTTCCCGATGAGCTGATGGAGGCGGCCCGGGTGGATGGGGCCGGGCCGGTGAAGTTCTTCCGCGACATTCTTTTGCCGCTCAGCCGCACTAATATCGCGGCGCTCTGCGTGATCCTCTTCATCTATGGCTGGATGCAATATCTGTGGCCGCTGCTGGTGACCACGGACCCGAAATATTACACATTGATGATGGGCGTGAAGCGCATGGCGGCGGTCGCCGACGCCGATCCGCAATGGAATACCATCATGGCGGCCGTTGTCATGGCCATGCTGCCGCCGGTGCTTATCGTGATTTTCATGCAGCGCCTGTTCGTCAAGGGCCTGGTCGAAACGGAGAAATAG
- the ugpB gene encoding sn-glycerol-3-phosphate ABC transporter substrate-binding protein UgpB codes for MKSLNRVGLAALSLALSTSVAFAATEVTWWHAMGGELGEKLEEIVAGYNASQSDYVVTPVYKGSYAETMTAAIAAFRAGEQPEIVQVFEVGTGTMMAAKGAVYPVYQLMADMGADFDPSGFLPTVVGYYTDTEGNMLSMPFNSSTPIMYYNKDVFAAAGLDPEQPPKTWEELEAFSHKIMESGAADCGFTSGWISWAQLENFSAWHNQPIGTLENGFGGLDTEFVVNGPLQVKHWDNLKTWQDEGVFSYGGPGGGADAPAKFYTGECAIYMNSSASRAGVLANAEGFEVGFGMLPHYEEVEPQNSIIGGATLWVLQGADEAQYKGVADFFSYLSSPEVQADWHQFSGYLPITQAAYELGQSRGYYEANPGSDVAIKQMTLNAPTENSKGLRFGNYVQVRDVIDQEFQALLTGDKTAQQALDDLVTRGNQMLRDFQAANQ; via the coding sequence ATGAAATCTCTGAACCGCGTGGGCCTTGCGGCCCTGTCGCTCGCCCTGTCCACTTCGGTGGCCTTTGCTGCCACCGAAGTCACCTGGTGGCACGCCATGGGTGGCGAGCTGGGTGAGAAGCTCGAAGAAATCGTGGCCGGCTACAATGCCAGCCAGTCCGACTATGTCGTGACCCCGGTCTATAAGGGCTCCTATGCCGAGACCATGACCGCTGCCATCGCCGCTTTCCGCGCCGGCGAGCAGCCCGAAATCGTGCAGGTGTTCGAAGTGGGTACCGGCACCATGATGGCTGCCAAGGGCGCCGTCTATCCGGTTTACCAGCTCATGGCCGATATGGGCGCCGATTTCGACCCCAGCGGCTTCCTGCCGACCGTTGTGGGTTATTACACCGATACCGAGGGCAATATGCTCTCGATGCCGTTCAATTCCTCGACGCCGATCATGTATTACAACAAGGACGTGTTCGCCGCTGCCGGCCTCGATCCTGAACAGCCGCCCAAGACCTGGGAAGAGCTGGAAGCCTTCTCGCACAAGATCATGGAATCTGGCGCTGCCGATTGTGGTTTTACCTCGGGCTGGATCTCCTGGGCGCAGCTCGAGAATTTCTCGGCCTGGCACAACCAGCCGATCGGCACGCTCGAGAACGGATTTGGCGGCCTGGACACCGAATTCGTGGTCAATGGCCCGCTGCAGGTCAAGCATTGGGACAATCTCAAGACGTGGCAGGACGAGGGCGTCTTCTCCTATGGCGGCCCGGGTGGCGGTGCGGATGCGCCGGCCAAGTTCTATACCGGCGAATGCGCCATCTATATGAACTCCTCGGCTTCGCGCGCCGGCGTTCTGGCCAATGCCGAGGGCTTTGAAGTCGGCTTCGGCATGCTGCCGCATTATGAAGAGGTCGAGCCGCAGAACTCGATCATTGGTGGCGCGACCCTGTGGGTCCTGCAGGGCGCCGATGAAGCCCAGTATAAGGGCGTGGCGGACTTCTTCTCCTACCTCTCCTCGCCGGAAGTTCAGGCCGACTGGCACCAGTTCTCGGGCTATCTGCCGATCACCCAGGCCGCTTACGAGCTCGGCCAGAGCCGGGGCTATTATGAGGCCAATCCGGGTTCGGACGTGGCCATCAAGCAGATGACGCTCAATGCTCCGACCGAAAACTCCAAGGGTCTGCGTTTCGGCAATTACGTCCAGGTTCGCGACGTGATCGACCAGGAATTCCAGGCTCTTCTTACTGGCGACAAGACCGCCCAGCAGGCGCTGGACGATCTGGTTACACGCGGCAATCAGATGCTGCGCGATTTCCAGGCCGCCAATCAGTAA
- the ugpA gene encoding sn-glycerol-3-phosphate ABC transporter permease UgpA produces MDTKRTVFPSQGLPYLLVAPQLIITIIFFIWPAGQAVKSSFEREDPFGLSTSFVGLLHYLRLFQEPDYLASVGRTALFALAVTVISMGLALVLAVAVNRLIRAGTAYSTMLLWPYAVSPVVAGILWWFIFNSSTGILPYMLGYFGVDWDHQLNGAHAMILIVIAASWKQISYNFLFFLAGLQSVPQSLNEAAAIDGAGPFKRFWTIVFPLLSPTTFFLMIVNLNYTMFDTFGVIDATTAGGPNQATNTLVYKVYTDGYLGLNLGSSSAQSVILMLFVIVLTVIQFRYVERRVQY; encoded by the coding sequence ATGGATACCAAACGCACTGTTTTCCCCTCTCAGGGGCTGCCCTACCTGCTGGTGGCGCCGCAATTGATCATCACGATCATCTTTTTTATCTGGCCCGCCGGCCAGGCCGTCAAATCCTCGTTCGAACGTGAAGATCCATTCGGGCTTTCGACCAGCTTTGTGGGCCTGTTGCACTATCTGCGCCTGTTCCAGGAGCCGGACTATCTTGCTTCGGTGGGGCGCACAGCGCTGTTCGCGCTGGCGGTAACGGTCATCTCGATGGGCCTGGCCCTGGTGCTGGCAGTGGCCGTGAACCGGCTGATCCGCGCGGGAACGGCCTATTCGACCATGCTCTTATGGCCATATGCGGTCTCGCCTGTCGTGGCGGGCATTTTGTGGTGGTTCATCTTCAACTCATCCACCGGCATCCTGCCCTATATGCTGGGCTATTTCGGGGTGGACTGGGACCATCAGCTCAACGGCGCGCATGCGATGATCCTGATCGTCATTGCCGCAAGCTGGAAGCAGATTTCCTATAATTTCCTGTTTTTTCTCGCAGGATTGCAGTCAGTTCCTCAATCGTTGAATGAAGCGGCCGCCATTGATGGGGCCGGGCCGTTCAAGCGGTTCTGGACTATCGTGTTTCCGCTTCTGTCGCCGACCACATTCTTCCTGATGATCGTCAATCTCAACTACACCATGTTCGACACGTTCGGGGTGATCGACGCCACCACGGCAGGCGGGCCGAACCAGGCCACCAATACCCTGGTCTACAAGGTCTATACCGACGGCTATCTGGGGCTCAATCTGGGCTCGAGCTCGGCCCAGTCCGTGATCCTCATGCTCTTCGTCATCGTGCTCACCGTGATCCAGTTCCGCTATGTGGAACGCCGGGTCCAATATTAG
- a CDS encoding DUF1489 domain-containing protein produces the protein MIHMVKLCVGVSSVEELESYRDERAHWWGADYGEDVHVHRTRMMPKRGAEMEGQASIYWVMSGTICCRQPILRLAPYTDAEGKDYCDIIMSPDIIRTVPYPKRPFQGWRYLRVEDAPPDLEAGANENSAEIAAELARMGLI, from the coding sequence ATGATCCATATGGTCAAGCTCTGCGTTGGCGTTTCCAGCGTGGAGGAGCTGGAAAGCTATCGCGACGAGCGCGCCCACTGGTGGGGCGCCGATTATGGCGAGGACGTGCATGTGCATCGCACCCGCATGATGCCCAAGCGCGGCGCAGAGATGGAAGGGCAGGCCTCGATCTATTGGGTCATGTCGGGCACGATCTGTTGCCGGCAGCCTATCCTGCGGCTGGCGCCCTATACCGACGCCGAGGGCAAGGATTATTGCGATATCATCATGTCGCCCGATATCATCCGCACGGTGCCCTATCCCAAGCGGCCCTTCCAGGGCTGGCGCTATCTGCGGGTTGAGGATGCACCGCCAGATCTCGAGGCCGGGGCGAATGAGAATTCGGCCGAGATTGCGGCGGAGCTGGCACGGATGGGGTTGATTTAG
- the uvrA gene encoding excinuclease ABC subunit UvrA, whose amino-acid sequence MTDKPSLNREIIVRGAREHNLKGIDVKLPRDSLIVMTGLSGSGKSSLAFDTIYAEGQRRYVESLSAYARQFLEMMQKPDVEHIEGLSPAISIEQKTTSRNPRSTVGTVTEIYDYLRLLYARVGVPYSPATGLPIESQTVSQMVDRTLDLPEGTRLYLLAPIARGRKGEFKKELADLMRKGFQRVKINGEYHEIEDAPALDKKFKHDIEVVVDRLVVSKEISGRLAESFETALKLADGIALVEFADEREESGEPRRITFSEKFACPVSGFTIAEIEPRLFSFNNPFGACPVCDGLGTEQKIDPDQIVPDPTLSLRDGAILPWSKTSAPYYQQTLSAVVKHYGASTGTAWNELPFDVQHAVLYGTDKTPINFVYDDGLRQYKTTKPFEGVIGNLERRYKETESAGMREEIEKYMSAKPCVACGGYRLKPEALAVKIDSLHVGQVTDMSIRNASQWFIDLSDKLTPTQSQIGERILKEIRERLKFLNDVGLEYLSLSRNSGTLSGGESQRIRLASQIGSGLTGVLYVLDEPSIGLHQRDNSRLLETLRRLRDLGNTVIVVEHDEDAILTADYVLDIGPGAGVHGGSIVAEGTPQDILNHPDSLTGKYLSGRMGIPLPAERREGRKGKALSIKGATGNNLKNVSVDVPLGMFVAITGVSGGGKSTLMIDTMYQAIARRLNGARVVPAPHESLTGLEFLDKVIDIDQSPIGRTPRSNPATYTGAFTPLREWFAGLPEAKARGYGPGRFSFNVKGGRCEKCQGDGVLKIEMHFLPDVYVTCDVCKGKRYNRETLEVQFKDKSISDILDMTIDEGVEFFSAVPTIRDKFATLQRVGLGYVKIGQPATTLSGGEAQRVKLSKELSKRATGRTLYMLDEPTTGLHFHDVAKLLEVLHELVEGGNTVVVIEHNLEVIKTADWIIDLGPEGGDGGGEIVAVGTPETVAENPRSHTGVYLKEVMERRPHYVTKAAE is encoded by the coding sequence ATGACTGACAAGCCCAGCCTCAACCGTGAAATCATTGTGCGCGGCGCTCGCGAGCACAATTTGAAGGGCATCGATGTCAAGCTCCCGCGTGACAGCCTGATCGTGATGACGGGCCTGAGTGGTTCCGGTAAGTCCTCCCTGGCCTTCGACACCATCTATGCCGAGGGTCAGCGCCGCTATGTGGAAAGCCTTTCCGCCTATGCGCGCCAGTTCCTGGAAATGATGCAGAAGCCCGATGTCGAGCACATCGAGGGCCTTTCACCCGCCATCTCCATCGAGCAGAAGACCACCAGCCGCAATCCGCGCTCCACGGTCGGCACCGTCACCGAGATTTACGACTATCTGCGCCTGCTCTATGCGCGCGTCGGCGTGCCTTATTCCCCCGCCACGGGCCTGCCCATCGAGAGCCAGACCGTCTCCCAGATGGTCGACCGTACACTCGACCTGCCCGAAGGCACGCGCCTCTATCTCCTCGCGCCCATCGCCCGTGGCCGCAAGGGAGAGTTCAAGAAGGAACTGGCTGACCTGATGCGCAAGGGCTTCCAGCGCGTCAAGATCAACGGCGAATATCACGAGATCGAGGACGCCCCAGCGCTCGATAAGAAGTTCAAGCACGACATTGAAGTCGTCGTGGATCGCCTTGTTGTGTCGAAGGAAATCTCCGGCCGCTTGGCCGAAAGCTTTGAAACCGCGCTCAAGCTGGCCGATGGCATTGCCCTGGTCGAATTTGCCGACGAGAGGGAAGAAAGCGGCGAGCCGCGCCGCATCACCTTCTCGGAAAAATTCGCCTGCCCCGTCTCTGGCTTCACCATTGCCGAGATCGAGCCGCGCCTGTTCTCGTTCAACAATCCCTTCGGCGCCTGCCCGGTCTGCGATGGCCTGGGCACCGAACAAAAGATCGATCCCGATCAGATCGTCCCCGATCCCACGCTCTCCCTGCGCGACGGCGCCATCCTGCCCTGGAGCAAGACCAGCGCGCCCTACTATCAGCAAACGCTGTCGGCCGTGGTGAAGCACTATGGCGCCTCCACCGGCACCGCTTGGAACGAACTGCCCTTCGACGTGCAGCACGCCGTGCTCTATGGCACCGACAAGACCCCGATCAATTTCGTCTATGACGATGGCCTGCGCCAATACAAGACCACCAAGCCATTCGAAGGCGTCATCGGCAACCTTGAGCGTCGCTACAAGGAAACCGAAAGCGCCGGCATGCGCGAAGAGATCGAGAAATACATGTCCGCCAAGCCCTGCGTGGCCTGTGGCGGCTATCGTCTCAAGCCCGAGGCCTTGGCGGTCAAGATCGACAGCCTGCATGTCGGGCAGGTCACCGATATGTCGATCCGCAATGCATCGCAATGGTTCATTGACCTCTCGGACAAGCTGACCCCGACCCAGAGCCAGATCGGCGAACGCATCCTCAAGGAAATCCGCGAACGCCTGAAATTCCTCAACGATGTGGGCCTCGAATATCTCTCGCTCTCGCGCAATTCGGGCACATTGTCGGGCGGCGAGAGCCAGCGTATTCGCCTCGCCAGCCAGATTGGTTCGGGCCTGACCGGCGTGCTCTACGTGCTCGACGAGCCCTCCATCGGCCTGCATCAGCGCGACAATTCCCGCCTGCTCGAAACCCTGCGGCGCCTGCGCGATCTGGGCAATACCGTTATCGTCGTCGAGCATGACGAGGACGCCATCCTCACCGCCGATTATGTGCTCGATATCGGCCCTGGCGCCGGCGTCCATGGCGGCAGCATCGTGGCCGAAGGCACGCCGCAGGACATTCTCAATCACCCGGACTCCCTGACCGGCAAATATCTCTCCGGCCGTATGGGCATCCCCCTGCCCGCCGAACGCCGCGAGGGCCGCAAGGGCAAGGCGCTTTCCATCAAGGGCGCCACTGGCAACAATCTGAAAAATGTCTCGGTCGACGTGCCTCTGGGCATGTTCGTTGCTATCACCGGCGTCTCGGGCGGCGGCAAGTCGACGCTGATGATCGACACCATGTATCAGGCCATTGCCCGGCGCCTCAATGGCGCGCGCGTGGTTCCGGCCCCGCATGAGAGCCTGACCGGTCTCGAATTCCTCGACAAGGTCATCGATATCGACCAGTCGCCCATTGGCCGCACCCCGCGCTCCAATCCGGCCACCTATACCGGCGCCTTCACGCCCCTGCGCGAATGGTTTGCCGGCCTGCCGGAGGCCAAGGCCCGCGGTTATGGCCCGGGTCGCTTCAGCTTCAACGTCAAGGGCGGCCGGTGCGAAAAGTGCCAGGGCGATGGCGTGCTCAAGATCGAGATGCACTTCCTGCCCGATGTCTACGTCACTTGCGACGTCTGCAAGGGCAAGCGCTATAATCGCGAGACGCTGGAAGTCCAGTTCAAGGACAAGTCGATTTCCGACATTCTCGATATGACCATCGATGAGGGTGTCGAGTTCTTCTCGGCCGTCCCGACCATCCGCGATAAGTTCGCCACGCTCCAGCGTGTTGGCCTGGGCTATGTCAAGATCGGCCAGCCCGCCACCACCCTGTCGGGCGGCGAAGCCCAGCGCGTAAAGCTCAGCAAGGAGCTTTCCAAGCGCGCCACCGGCCGCACCCTCTATATGCTCGACGAGCCGACAACAGGCCTGCACTTCCATGACGTGGCCAAGCTATTGGAAGTGCTGCACGAACTGGTCGAGGGCGGCAATACGGTCGTGGTCATCGAGCACAATCTCGAAGTCATCAAGACCGCCGACTGGATCATTGATCTCGGCCCCGAAGGCGGCGATGGCGGCGGCGAAATCGTAGCCGTGGGCACGCCTGAAACGGTCGCGGAGAATCCACGCTCGCATACCGGGGTTTATTTGAAGGAAGTCATGGAACGCCGCCCGCATTATGTGACCAAAGCGGCGGAGTAG
- the lipB gene encoding lipoyl(octanoyl) transferase LipB has product MEVLTNVNQTCQIGAKLHRDDAQHVEWQVFDAPLDYQAALAMMDKRVAAIAAGQAPEAVWLLEHPPLYTSGTSARPEDLLNPRFPVYPAGRGGQFTYHGPGQRVAYIMLDLTKRGRDIRCLVQGLEQWVIDTLAAHNVTGERREGRVGVWVPRPEKGLAREDKIAAIGVRVRKWVTFHGISLNIAPDLSHYDGIVPCGITDQGVTSFEDLGLLVSMAEVDSVLRARFEATFGPTTTVPGLAIPASADQFAS; this is encoded by the coding sequence ATGGAAGTCTTAACAAACGTAAACCAAACGTGCCAAATCGGCGCGAAACTGCACCGCGACGATGCGCAGCACGTCGAATGGCAGGTGTTTGACGCGCCGCTCGACTATCAGGCCGCCCTTGCCATGATGGATAAGCGCGTCGCCGCCATAGCGGCCGGCCAGGCGCCCGAAGCGGTCTGGCTGCTGGAACATCCCCCGCTTTACACCTCTGGCACCTCGGCCCGGCCTGAAGATTTGCTCAATCCGCGCTTTCCAGTCTATCCGGCCGGACGCGGCGGTCAGTTCACCTATCACGGCCCCGGCCAGCGCGTGGCCTATATCATGCTGGACCTGACCAAACGCGGCCGCGATATTCGTTGTCTCGTCCAGGGGCTCGAACAATGGGTCATCGACACGTTGGCAGCGCACAATGTCACCGGCGAACGCCGCGAAGGCCGTGTCGGCGTCTGGGTGCCCCGCCCGGAAAAGGGTCTTGCCCGCGAAGACAAGATCGCGGCCATCGGCGTGCGCGTGCGCAAATGGGTCACCTTCCACGGCATCTCGCTCAATATCGCACCCGATCTCAGCCATTATGATGGTATTGTGCCCTGCGGCATCACCGATCAGGGGGTGACCTCTTTTGAGGATCTGGGCCTGCTGGTCTCCATGGCGGAGGTCGATTCGGTGCTGCGCGCCCGCTTTGAAGCCACTTTCGGCCCCACCACGACCGTTCCGGGACTTGCCATCCCGGCATCAGCCGACCAATTTGCGTCCTAG
- a CDS encoding FliM/FliN family flagellar motor switch protein: MNTLDNIEVDITVELGATTMPIHHMLRMGRGAVIELDATEHDPLRIYANSTLIAKGEVNVEEGHLRVFVTEKVLRFG, from the coding sequence ATGAATACCCTGGACAATATTGAAGTCGATATCACGGTCGAGCTGGGCGCAACCACCATGCCGATCCACCATATGCTGCGCATGGGCCGCGGCGCGGTGATCGAGCTGGACGCGACCGAGCATGATCCGCTGCGCATTTATGCCAATAGCACGCTGATCGCCAAGGGCGAGGTCAATGTCGAGGAAGGGCATTTGCGGGTTTTCGTGACCGAGAAGGTGCTGCGCTTCGGCTGA